In Desulfobacter hydrogenophilus, the genomic stretch ATTATTTTTAAAGGTTTAAAGGACTCGGACAATATTATCGCCGTAAGGGGTAAAGATGTCGGCTGTAACACCGAGACCTGCGCAAAAGCCCTGGTGAATAAAGGGCAGTACCAGTTCAGTATTATTATCCCCGAAGGCAGCACAGACTTTGCCTTTGACCAAGCCCGGCTGTTTGCCCTTGGGCAGACCGGTTCCCCCGGCACCAACGGCAGACAGATCACCGTATATTTTGATCCTTCGGTCCAGGGGGGATTCCGGGCTGCGGTGTTAAGTGCCGTCTCAAAGGTGCTTTTATGCCTGGAGTATGAGATCAAACTTCGGCAAGCCGTTTTTCCTACAGACAGGCCGCCGGATGCTTCACCTCCTGCTCAGTGGTTTGATATTAAAGAGGCTTGGGCAACGGAATTCGGATTCATTAAAATGCCGACATCGGTTCAGCAAAATGTGCCGGCCTGGGCGTTGTTCGGCATCTTTTTCATCTGTGTCCCCCTTGCCGGAAGCATGATTCAGGAGCGTGAAAATAAAACCCTGGACCGGTTGAAAACCATGCCCGTCCCGGGATTTATATTTATTTTTGGAAAGATTGCCGCCTACATCTGTGTCTGCCTGATTCAGTTCTTCTTTGTTTTTTTGATCGGTAAATTTCTTTTTCCCCTGCTGGGTCTGCCCGCCTTTGTCGTAGACGGCCCATGGCTTGCCGTGTTCATTATTATTGCCGCATGTGCGGTGGCCGCTGCAAATTACGGCATGATGCTGGGGCAACTTGCAGGCTCCTATGAACAGGCCCTTGTCATTGGTCCCACAACCATTGTGATTGCCGCAGCGCTTGGCGGTATCATCGTACCTGTTTATCTGATGCCGGGCCCCATGCAGTTAATCAGCAACTTATCTCCCCTGGCATGGGCCCTGGACGCATTCTACGATATTCTTCTGCGGGGCAAACAGATCAAAGATGTGCTGCCCGAAGCAGGTTATCTGATCTTGTTTGGAATTGCGGCCTCAGGGGTTTCCCATCTCTCTTTTAAATACAAAAAATAAGGTAACATATAATGCTGGAAAAAGAGCTGTTAACAACCATTGTCGAACTATGCAATGTCCAGGAAGATATTCCGGATGACTTTCCACTGGACGCCCCTATAGTGGGACCAGACTCCCTGCTTGGGCTGGATTCCCTGGATGCCGTTGAAATTGTTGTCATGGTTCAGGATGTCTATGGTATCCGGATCGACACCCAGGACCAGGCACGTGACATTTTAGCAACGCTTAAATCCCTTGCCGATTATATACGGGAAAAGGGGGGGCGGTCTTAAAGTTCTTTGGGGCTGACGGGAGGTTTTGCGACCAAGCACAAAAAGCCGGCCATGAGCAGGAGAACACTGAAGACTGAAAAGGGAATCCAGTAGTTATGGAAAAGGTCAAAACAGATCGCCGCTGAGACAGGCCCGGCTGCGTTTGCAGCCATCCGGAAAGGACCGGCAATCCCCAGCACGGTTCCGGATGATCTTCTGCCGTAAAATTCTGTCCAAAGCAGAAATATTAACGGCAGAACACCGCCCCGGATGGTTCCGTACACAACGGCAAAGATAAACATCCACACAGGTTCCTTGACGGCCCAAAAAACCGAATAGAAGAGGATGCCGATGGTGATCAGAACCCCTCCCATGAGTTTTTTAACAGAGATCCGTTCTGCCAGAAAACCGAATAACACCCCGCCAAATGCGGCGCAAACCGATAAAACCGTGATGACCAAAACGGCCATGGTTGGCGGCAGTCCCTGGTCCGTCATAAACGGAAACAGGTGAAAATTAGACCCGGCCCCGACCAGATAAATCACACACATGACACATACCAGTTGCCGGAATGCAGTGGTACGAACAGCGGTTTTCCGGGTCCACACGGGTTCATCTTCTATGTTAAAGCGGGAAGCCTGGCTTTTTTCATCCGGGCTTTCTACCCCAGTTGCTAAACTTTCTTCCGGCGCTCTGCCATCGGGCAGCAATCCAACGTCTTCGGGTCTTCGTTTTAAAAAAATCAGACTTGGCAGGGCCGAACATGTAAATACAATAATTCCCAATACGGCCCAGGCCGTCCGCCACCCATAGGAAATAATGATATGCTGTACCAGCAACGGGAGAAAAGCGATGCCAATGCGGCTTCCCAGCTGGGAAATACCCATGGCCCTTCCCCGTTTTTCAATAAACCAGTTGGAGACACTCACCGTGACCACCAGCGCCAGCAGACCGGACGCAATCATCCGCCCGGTTCCGAAAAACAGGTACAGTTGCCAAACTGAAGATAGCTGTGACAGTGCAATCAGACCT encodes the following:
- a CDS encoding phosphopantetheine-binding protein, translated to MLEKELLTTIVELCNVQEDIPDDFPLDAPIVGPDSLLGLDSLDAVEIVVMVQDVYGIRIDTQDQARDILATLKSLADYIREKGGRS
- a CDS encoding MFS transporter → MQHKKIFYGWTIVAVAFLIGLTQAGVFQNVLSIFLKPMADEFGWNRSIITGSIAVGSLAGGILSPLVGPYLDHHGPRKAAFWGITILSAGLIALSQLSSVWQLYLFFGTGRMIASGLLALVVTVSVSNWFIEKRGRAMGISQLGSRIGIAFLPLLVQHIIISYGWRTAWAVLGIIVFTCSALPSLIFLKRRPEDVGLLPDGRAPEESLATGVESPDEKSQASRFNIEDEPVWTRKTAVRTTAFRQLVCVMCVIYLVGAGSNFHLFPFMTDQGLPPTMAVLVITVLSVCAAFGGVLFGFLAERISVKKLMGGVLITIGILFYSVFWAVKEPVWMFIFAVVYGTIRGGVLPLIFLLWTEFYGRRSSGTVLGIAGPFRMAANAAGPVSAAICFDLFHNYWIPFSVFSVLLLMAGFLCLVAKPPVSPKEL
- a CDS encoding ABC transporter permease, with translation MGFLAATLKKELLLLIRDRVGLVLLFVMPAVLVTIVCLVQEKVLNPTTHVLVLDNDKNEIGKIIFKGLKDSDNIIAVRGKDVGCNTETCAKALVNKGQYQFSIIIPEGSTDFAFDQARLFALGQTGSPGTNGRQITVYFDPSVQGGFRAAVLSAVSKVLLCLEYEIKLRQAVFPTDRPPDASPPAQWFDIKEAWATEFGFIKMPTSVQQNVPAWALFGIFFICVPLAGSMIQERENKTLDRLKTMPVPGFIFIFGKIAAYICVCLIQFFFVFLIGKFLFPLLGLPAFVVDGPWLAVFIIIAACAVAAANYGMMLGQLAGSYEQALVIGPTTIVIAAALGGIIVPVYLMPGPMQLISNLSPLAWALDAFYDILLRGKQIKDVLPEAGYLILFGIAASGVSHLSFKYKK